TCCTTTTAGGTTTTTTCTGATTTTAGCAAGCATTGTGTAATCGTAATAGCCTATTAACGGATTATCGGAAGCTACAGCTTTTTTATGAAGCAGTTTAATAATCGATTGTGGTGTAATGTTTGGTGTGTCGACGCTTAGGATGAAGATCTTTTTGTGTTTTTTTACAATCTCCTCAAGAGCCGGAAGCGGGGCGTATATTTTTGATTTTTCGATGAAAAACGGATAGTTTTTAAACTTTTTGTACTTTGCCACAAAATAGACGTTTTTGAAAATTTGCCTGCATTTGTCGTACTGCTGCCTGTAAAAAAGCAGGGCTTTGTCGTCTTTTTCGCTTCCGAAGCGGCTTGATCTGCCGCCTACGAGTATGAAGCAGGGAAGGTTAAAGTGAAAAGTGTAAAGTGAAGAGTGTAAAGTTGATGATTTATATTTAAATTTTTCACTTTTCATTTTTAACTGTTAACTTCTTTTGAATGTTCCGCTTTTTCCGCCGGATTTGTATTCGAGTCTGATGTCGCTTATCACCATTTCTCTGTCAATTGCCTTTGCCATGTCGTATATCGTAAGAAGTCCTACACTCACAGCCGTAAGTGCTTCCATTTCGATACCGGTTTTTGATGTGGTTTTGGCGGTTGCTATGATTTTAAATCCGTCTTCAATTTCTTCTATGTCAATATCAACTCCGTCTATGAGGATATTGTGGCACATAGGGATAAGTTCGCTTGTTTTTTTACTTCCCATAATCGCTGCAATAATTGCAGTCTGAAGTACGGCTCCCTTTTTTGTTTTTTCTTTTAAGATAGCCTCTTTTGTGGCTTTTTGCATATGAATTACACCGCTTGCAGTCGCTACTCTTTTTGTAATTTCCTTATCTCCGACATCCACCATTTTAGGGTTGTGTTTTTCATTGATGTGAGTTAAATCCATACTGAGCCTTTTTTTGAAGTATTATAGCCTATTTGAATTGGAAATAAATAAAATATCTACAAATTAGTAAATTACAAAAATTCAAAGTCTTTTTTTTAGATTAAAATGCAAAACACTCCAAAGTATTGAGCCAATAATAAAACCTGCAATTGGAGGAAGTTTTAAAATGTTAAGTATAATCATAGTAATAACAAGAGAGATTATGAGAGCTAAAATATCTTTTTTCAATTTTATCCTTCTAAAAATTTATTTAAATAATATAATGTTAAATACCAAACCAAAATACTTGCAACAAAATTAAAAACTAAGTTTTTTATCCATAAAGTTGCACCGTATGATATTAATGCTGCAATGCTCCATTTAGCAATTTTCATATTTAATTACATCCTTTTGAAACTCTTTTTCGAGCTCTTTTATGCCTTTTTCGATATATTTTGCATCGTATCCTTTTTCCCTTAAATATAGTGCCGCAAAAGGAGAACGGTTTTGGGTGTTGCAGACGACAAGGATGGTTTTGTCTTTCGGGAGATGAATATGGTGTTCTTCAAGTTTTAAAGGATCAAGCCTTAAGACGAAATCGTGTTTTAGTACGTCTTCCTCGTCCGGCATTCGTATATCTAAAATTACCGCCTTGTTGTTTTCAAGCAGTTTTCTTGCTTCTTGCGTTGATATTTTTATCTGTTTGTTGTATTCCGGAAGTGCGTATTTAAGCATTTACAAGACTCCAAATCATTTTTATTGCAATTATATACAAAAGAATTCCGATTATTTTTTTAATCTGCTGCTGGTTTAGTTTGAAATGCATAAAGTAGTTTCCTATATATCCACCGAGTATCGCTCCCGCTGCTGCTACAGTTAGTATTACCCAGTCGAATTTTACAAAACTCATATAGGTCAAAAACGCCGCAAACGTAGAAAACGGAATAACGAAACTCATCGTTACGGCCAGTTTTTTGGCGTCAAATCCGAGCAGAATCATTATTGGCATTAAAAGAGCACCGCCACCGATCCCGAGAAGTCCGCTTATGAATCCCACAATCGCACCTATTAGAACCATTACCCACTGTTTGTCGTAGTGGAATTTTTGCTCTTTTTTCCCAAACAGTATCATACTTGCACTGAAAAATAAAAATATGGCAAAAAGCCATTTTACCTCATGAACGGGAATGTGCTTTGAGTACATTGCTCCAAATGGAGCGAATGCTGCGAGTGATATTGCAAGGGGCAGGGCGAATTTGATATCGAGTACTTTTCTTTTTATGTTCATAAACGTGGCTGTAAGGGTGGTGGTTGTGTTTACGAAAAGGCCGATTGCCTTTGCGAAGTTAAAATCGATCCCCATCCAGTGCATTACGGGAACCATAGCGGTTGCGCTTCCGACTCCCCCGAGTGCGAAAAATGCGCTTAAAACGGTGGCGATTATGAAGATTTCAAAATAAAACATTGTCTTCCTTCAAAAAAAGATTAAGAAAGGAAGTTTTTAGCTTCCGCTCCTTTTAATTTTTTCATAAGTTCGATTAAACCTTCTTCAAGATATTTAGCATTAAATCCTTTTTCTTTAAGGTAAATTGCTGCATAAGGAGAGCGTCCGTTTCCAGGGCATGCTGTAACGATCAGTTTGTCTTTAGGAAGTTTATCAAGGTTTGCTTCAAGCTCTTCAGGTGAGAGTTCGATAGTAAATTTCAGTCCCCATACTTTTTTCTCAAAAGGCATTCTTATATCGATTAGTACGGCTTTATCCTCTTTGTAAAGTTTTAGGAATTCATCAATATTGGTTCTTATTTCTTTAAGTCCGGCAGGTGTTGCATATTTGAGCATATGTTCTCCTTTTTTGTGAAATTATAGTTTTTAATAGTTAACGGAATGTGAAGAAAAGAATTAATTTTCTTTTTCTTCTTTTCTTCTCGGGTCTGTAGAGTATGCGAACATCGGTACATATACAAGTGTTAAGAACGTACCGATAAAGAGTCCGCCGATAGCCACGTCCGCAATAGGCGAGAGTCTTTCAAGTCCGATAGCCTGTTCAAGAGCGATAGGAATCATTCCGGCAATCGTACCGAACGCCGTCATCATAACAGGTCTGAATCTGATCTTAATAGCCGCAATCGCACTTTCAAACGGAGGAATTCCCTGATGTTCGTACTCTTTATAGAAGTCTATTAAAAGTACCGCGTTTTTGATGATGATACCGAAAAGCAGCAGCAGTCCCACCATACTCGGCATACATGAAGGTTTGTTTGCAATCAGAAGTCCCCACATACCGCCGATCATTGAAAGCGGAAGTACTACAATCATAATGAGTGAGAGTCTGAGTGACTGGTAAACAACCATAAGTGTAAGAATCAGTACAATTACACCGATTACCACGGCTTTGATTAATCTGCCGAAAGAGTCGTTAAGCTCTTTCATATCACCTGATTGATAATAATTAGTAATACCGTGTTCGTGCAGAAGTTTGTCCGCATCGTCCGTGATTTTACTGATGGCTCTTTTTTCCCTGTAACCCTGTGCTTCGATTGAATACTCAAGGTCGTTTCTTTCGATTTTGCTGTAAGTGAAATGCGTTTTGATATCCGCAAGTTCGCTTAAAGGAACCGTTCCGGTTTTGGTTGTGATAGGAAGCATTTTAAGCGTTTGCAGGTTTTTAGAATAATCTCCCAAGAATCTCACCCTTACAAACTGTACGTTCATAGATGCAAGCGAGCTTGAAATTGACGCCACCTGGTCTTTTATCGCAATCTGTGAAACGATAGCGGCAGGTGTCAGTCCGTAACTTAGGGCTTTGTTTTTGTCTATTACGATTTCGGCTTCAAGGAAGTCTTTATCCCAGCTGATCATCGTAGTCGTAAGACCTTTGATGTCTTTGATAATATCTTCTGCTTCTTTTGCTTTTTGAGGCAGACTTTCATAGTTGTCGCTTCTAAACTCAATCGCCAAAGGAGCGTTGATTGTCGAAAGTGCAGTCGCACCGTAGTCAAATACCGCAAGGTTTTTGATTCCTTCTATTTTGGCAAGTTCTTCCCTTACTTCTTTTTCAAGTTGCCAGATTGTTCTTTTTCTGTGGAATCTGTCAACGGCGATGATTGTCATTCCGACACTGTTTCCGCCACCGTTACCGCTGATAGAAAGAACTCCCTGCTCGGTTCCTATGGCAATTGAACTTTTTTCAAGCCAAGGCTGTTTATTTAGCCATGTTAAGAACGGTTTAAGTCTTTTAGCGCTTTCGTCCGCGTTAAGGTTTGATGAAAATTCGATTTTTGCTTTCATAATCCCCGTATCCATCGGAGGCATTACGTCTCTTCCGATAGTAGGGACGATGTTTTTCATAGTCATTGCAAGTACGAATACCGCACCGGCAATGAGTAAGAATCTTCTGAATACTTTAAATTTACCGTTTGAGAATTTAAGAATTCCCACATAAGGGGTAATAAGTTTCGCAATTGTTTTTTGATATAGCGCTTCAAAGAATTTTTCGAATTTGGTTTTGTTCGTACCGTTTTTATACAGGTATTCCGAAAGTTTCGGGATAAACGTAACAGATAAAAACCAGCTGATAAGGAGCGCCACGATTAATGTTTCAATCAAAGGACGGAAGATCTTTTCAGGGTATCCGCCTACAAACATTAACGGGAAAATAATCGCAATTGTCGATATCGTACCCGCAAATACCGGCATAAGCACTTCTTTTGTACCGTTGTAAATGGCGGCTTTTAACTCTTCGCCTTCTTCGAGGTGACGCTCTATGTTTTCAAGTACGACGACGGCGTCGTCCGTTAGCATCCCGAGGGCTAAGATGATAGCCGTGTAAATAATTACGTTAAGCTCCCCGCCTGTTAGGTATAGAAAAGCAAGAACACCGAAAAACACCATCGGAATCGAAATTGCCGCAGCCGCAAGCGCCCTTAGGTTCGCAAGGAAGATTAAAAGCACCATAAGTGTGAATATAATCGCATCTCTTAGTGCTTCTATCATATTGATGTTTGCGGTTTCTACGATGTTTCTTTGTGTATCCGAAACGGTTACTTTGATATTTGGATACTCTTTTTGAATTTTTTTCATCATATCCCTTGCCGCGTCGCTTGTGGCAAGAAGGTTTCCTCCAGGAGCCCTCTGGACTGATACGGCGATTGAAGGGGTGTTGTTTCCTACATATGCGCTGTTGTTTGTTTTATAGCTCCATTTTACTTCGGCAATGTCCGAGAGCTTTAGGTTCGGTTTTACAAAAAGGTTTTTGAGTTTTTTGATATCGCTTTCATTTCCGTAAAACGTAAGTGTCAAGAACGAGTCTTTGCTTTTAATAAACCCGATAGGAAGGTCGATGTTTGATGTTTTTAATACTTTTATAAAGTTATCAAGTGTGAGACCGTATTTTTCCATTTTACGAGGGTCTATTTTGATCATGATTGAACTTTGGTATCCCCCGAAGATTTCCACGTTTCCTATATCTTTGTTGCTTAGAAGTTTAGGTTTTATAAAACTGTCGGCAATTTTTCTGATTTCAGGCAGTGTGATTGAATCGTTTTTAGGACTTAGTGAAAACACATCCACAGGAGCCGTAAACGCACCTACTATATAAATTGCCGGGGTAGAACCTTCAGGCAGTTTTCCTTTGATTCTGTTAAGCGCGTTTGATACGTCAACCGCGGCTGACTGGAGTGTTTTTTTGTAATTGAATATCACATGCACGATCGAGAAGTTCGCAACGTTTGTGGATTTGATCTCGTATACGTTGCTAAGTGTCGCCATCTCTTCTTCGATTGGTTTGGATACCGTGGTGGCTACAACGTTGGCAGGGGCACCCGGAACCTGTGTAAAGATTACGACTTCCGGTCTGTTTGAATCCGGAAAGAGGTTTTTTGGCATTTTTATAAGTCCGATAATTCCGAATACGAACATACCGAGTATGATCGCAAACAGAAAATGCGTCCTTTTATGAAAAAACTCAAACATTTTTATCCTTTGGTATATTGGTTATTTGTATATTTGTCATTGTTTAATTTTCCACTTTTATCGGGTATCCCGCTTTTATTCTAAGAAGAATATCCGGTTTGGCGTAAACTACCGGGCTTGTGATGTTTTGATCTATCAGGGCGTATTTTTCACCCTGTGCGAGTATTTTTACCTCTTTGATGTCGGTTTTGTTTCCGTTTACCACAAACACGTAGTTTTTGCCGTTAACGGTCAGGATCGCATCGTATGGTAAAAACATACCTTTGCCGCTGAATTCAACCACTTTGATGTTTACTTTTTCACCGTTTAGAAGTGTAGGGTCGTTAACTTCCGCTTTGAATGTTTTTAGTGAATTGAATGTGTTGTTTAAGGCTTTTAAGTCGTAAACTTTACCTTTGTATACTATCTGTTTGTAATCTTTTGGCAGTGTGATAAACAGGTAGTTTCCGTTTTTAGGCGTAATTTTAAGTATAGGTTTGCCCATAAACGCTATGTCGTCTTTGTTTAACATTTTTGCGCTTATCACACCGTTTATAGGTGATTTTAGCGTTGTGTATGTGAGGTTGTTTAATACGGCCTGTTTGTTTGCATACAGTGCGTTAAGGGAGTTTTTATCGGCTTTGATCTGGGCTTTTAGAGTCGCTATTTTGCTCTCTTCAGTCTGGTACTGCTCTATTGAAGCCATTTTTACATCAAGAAGCTGTTTGGTTCTTGCGTGTGTGGCAAGAAGGTTTTTAAGGTTGATCTCTTCTGCTGAGAGTTTGTTTTTAACAGAAGCGATTTGTGAGTTTATCTCTTTTAGTTTCGCATTAAGGTCGCTGCTATCTATTTTTGCTACAACTTCACCTTTTTTTACATCATCACCAAGGTTTTTGATGTATAAAATCTTACCTGCGAATTTTGTGTTTACAAGCACTTCATTATCGTTTTTAACTGTAGCAACATATGGTAGTGTAATAGTTTTGTTTTCAATCTTTGGAGTGATGGTTTTTACAACTATTGCTATTTGTTCCGCTGGAGGGAGTTTTTCATCAACAGCCTGTCTTTTTTTAATAAGTCTCATGCCGCTTACGGCAAGAATTACGGCTAAAAGTACCGGGATTACTATTTTTAATATTTTCATTTGAACACCTTTTTAAGATTTTTTCCGTAAATTAACGCTTTTTGTGCGATTAGGGTATTTTTTAATGCGATCAGGTTTGCAAGATCGGCTTTTGCTTTTGCGAGGTCATCTTCGTATTTCAGATACTCGTCAACCGTCATAGTGTTTAGTTTAAACGCCACTTTCGCACCTTTTAAAAGCTCTTCTTTTAATGCAATAGATTCCTTTGTTGATAAGAGCTGTTTTTTTATTTCTGATAAAGATGAGTTGATATAATTAATTTGTGCAGTTAAATCTTTAACGGTTTTTTGAATTTCCAGAGATGTTTTAGATTCTTCTATTTTTGCTTTTTGAATTTCGGAGTTGTTTTTTTTGTTGAATATATCCCATGTTACGTATATTCCAGCACTTGCGAAATCTTCCACAATTCCTTCATTAGTATTATAGGCTTTTGCAAAAGATCTGTTTCCTTGGATTTTAAGCATTACTTTCGGATAATTGGCAGCTTTTTTTGCCTTTATGTCGTAATAACTTGATTTTAGTTTTTCTTGTAAGGGTTTAATTGCGAAAAATTCGCTTTTTTCCACTCTGTAAGATACGAAATTAATTGGTTCCGAAACTTCCGTATTTGTAAGGGTGTAAATTTTAGATTGAATATCCGCTATTTTGGTGTTTATTTCTGAAATTTTATTTTGTATGGTAATTAATGAATCTTTGAGTCTTAAAAGTTTAAATTCAGGAACTCTTCCGACTTCAACACCTTTTTTTAGCCCCTCATATGTTGTCTGAATTGATTGTTGTTGCGAAATTAGAGCATTTTTTAATGCATACAAATAATTCAAATTACTAACATAAATAATTAAAGTGCTTTGTCTTTTTATTAGATTTATTTTAGCTTGGTATTTAGTTGCATTTAGTAAGAATTCCATTTTGTTTTTGTTTTCGTAAATTTCTTTTATAAAGATTGGCATTGATACCGAAAATCCTAAGCGGTAAATATTTTGTGAAAAAGGGAGGCTTCCTCCGCTCATTATAATTTTAGTACTTTCCGTTGGAGGCAATGGAACCAAACTGTTAGGTCGTGAAAAATGCTCGGCCGATGCTGTGAGTGTAATTTTCGGATATAAAGAGTTTACAACACTTTTTTTGTTTGTTTTCATCTCTTTAATCATTAAATTATCTATTTTAGTATCAGGGATTTGTTCTATTTTATTGAGTAAATCCCCAATTGATTCGGCATTAAGCAGTAAAGCCGATACTAAGATAATCGAATATTTTTTCATTTGTGCGCCTTTATATAATGTAATATTGTCTGATATATTTCTTTTGTAATATCGAAATCTTTTGTAAGTTTGTCATCTTTTAATATACCTGTTATTCTTTCTCTAACTTTTAGTGTATTTGCATATGTTGTAAAAGTAGATACCACCATTGTTTGAATAAAAAACGGGTTTAGGTTTGTTTTTTCAAGTATTTTTGTAAGGTGTTTTAATGTTTTTGATATAACTTTTAGGGTGTCTACTTCCAAATGCATAGCCTCAGAAGTAATTTCTTTTGAAAAAAGTTTTGCAATACAAGGGTTTTTTATGAAAAAATCACCTAATTTATAGATGTATTCTTTTAAATTTTCTTCCAAAGAATCTTTTAATTCAAATTCAAGCTTTGAAAATTTTTCAATAAAAATTTCATTGTAAAGAGCTTTTTTATTTTTGAAATAATAATAAATTGCCGGTTTGGTTATTCCAATTTTATTTGCCACTTCTTCTAAAGAAGTGTTTTCATAACCTCTGTTGGCAAATAGTTTTAACGCTGTTTTTAAAATATCTTCTTTTGTTGCCATTATTCTCCTTACTTACTGGTCGGTAAGTAGAATTGTAATACTTTTTTGATAAAATAGCAAGAAAAAAAAGGCAAAGAATGAAAAAATTAGCTATTTTGGGTCTTGGGGCTGCTTTACTTTTCGGTGCAAGCAGTGATGATATTAATAAAAAACTCGATTTACTTCTTCAAAAAATAGAACAGCTTGAAAAAAAAGTAGATAAAAAAGATGCTGAAATTGAAGAACTTAAAAAAGAGATCAAAGTTCAGCAAAAAGAGATTAAAAAAAGCAATGAAGAAGTTAAAAAAGAAGTAAAAACACAACTTGCTGTAAAAAGCTGTAAAAAAATCAAAGTTGTAAATATGAAATACAAATATCACGATGAAGTTATTCCTTATTATGATATTACAGTTACTTTAAAAAACGAATACCCTAAAAAAATTACATATCTTTCAGGTAATCTGTATGTTGAGGATAAAGATAAAGTTAAAATTTTTAAAGATTTTATACAAAGAGATGTGGATTTGCCTGTTGGAGGAGAAATTACAATTAAAAAAACTCATCAGTTAAATTCAGATTTAGAGCAGTATTTAAAAGACGAAAAACCAGAAAATTTACATATTTATTTTGAAGTTATCAGAGCCGATTTTGCAGACGGAACAAATATTGAGTGCGGAATATTTTAACACTCTATTTTTTCGTTTAAAATTTTCAGTTCCTTACACGTAAAGCCGGCTTTGAGTCTGGCAGCTACGTTTAAATCTTTTTTCTTCCAATCCTTGAAAAAATTATCCACTATTTTGAAATATGTTTCAATTGGTTCAAGATTTTGGCGCTTACATTCGAATTTGAACCATTTATCACCTTTTTGTACGTGAGGGATCTCTTCTTTTAATATTATCATCAGTGCATCTATTACTTCCTGTGCGAAAGGATCTTTTGTTTTTTGGAGTTTTTTTATAATTTTCTCATTTGCATCAAGTCCTCCGGCTTCGTACCATCTCGGGATTATCGCCATTCGGCTTAAAAGATCCTGGGTTTTCTGGCTTGCTTCAAATAATGAATTATGAACGGGAAAATCACCGTATTTATAGCCTGTTTTTTCAAGAAGGGTGTTTATCATTTTAAAATGTCTTATCTCGTCTTCCGCAACTTCAAGCCAATCATAATAATATTCATCAGGCAGATTTGGGAATCTGTAGCATGCATCAAGTGCCAAATCGATTGCGCTGAATTCGATGTGTACTATCGCATGTAATAAGACGGCTTTTTTTTCATTCGTATCAAATCCTCTCCTTCTCGGAACTCTTGAAGGATGAACAATTTCACAAAAGTCTGCATAACTCGGCTTTTCAAAAAGTTTGGGTTTTTTATCGGTTTTGAAGTTTAGGCTTTCTTTGTTGTTCCATATTTCGTAAAACATATCGAATTTTTTGTTTATATCGCCGCATTCTATAATTTTTTCTAAATTTTGATAAAAAGACATCAATTCAACCTTTTTTGTGATACAATTTTTAAAGCGTTATATTTGGTAATATATAACCAAAAAGTTATTTTATTATAACATTAAAGGTTAAAAATGTTAATTGATAAATTTGAAAGAAAAATAGATTACATCAGAGTGTCGGTTACCAGCAGGTGTAATTTCAGATGTCTTTACTGTATGCCTAACACTCCTTTTGAATGGGAACCTCATGAGAATATTTTAAGATATGAGGAGATGTTTGAATTTTTGCGTCTTGCAATTGACGAAGGAATAAATAAAATTCGTTTAACAGGAGGAGAGCCGCTTTTAAGAAAAGATCTTGATGTGTTTGTAAAAATGCTACATGATTACAGACCTGACCTTGATTTAGCACTTACTACAAACGGTTATTATTTAAAAGAATATGCCAAAAAACTTAAAGATGCCGGACTGAAAAGGGTAAATATGTCCCTTGACTCTCTAAAGCCTGAAGTTGCTGCAAAAATAGCACAAAAAGATGTGTTAAACAGAGTAATACAAGGACTTGACGAAGCGTTAAAAGTCGGATTAAAGGTAAAACTAAATACTGTAGTAATGCAGGGTATTAATGATACTGAAATATTAGATTTATTAGAGTTTGCCAAAAATAAGGGAGTAACTATAAGATTTATAGAATTTATGGAAAACGAAAGGGCATATCCCGGAGTAAAAAGAGTTGATTCTAAAGTAATACTTGATAAAATAGCGAAAAAATACAAATTTAAAGAGCTCCCGAAAGACAACAGTGCCAGCAGATATTTCGAAACGGAAGACGGGTATGTATTCGGTATAATCGAACCTCACAATGAAGATTTTTGCAAAAGCTGCAATAGGATACGTTTAACCGCCGAAGGTTATTTGATTCCGTGTCTTTTCTTTACGGAGAGTTATAATATCAAAGAAGCCCTAAGAGAAGGAAATATTCAAAAAGCATCTGAAATTTTAAGAGAAGTCGTTGCCAATAAACCTGAAAAAAACGATTGGCAGGATGAGGAAGTTTCAACACGTGCGTTTTGGGAAACAGGAGGGTAAAATATAAGTGAAAAGTGTACAGTGAAAAATGTAAATAATATAAATACTAATACACTAATAACAAATAACCAATATACCAATATTCAAAAGGAGGGGAATGAGTGAAATAAGAAAAGCCGCAAAGGCTATAAAAGAAGCTAAATATCTTTTAATTACGGCGGGAGCCGGAATGGGAGTAGACAGTGGGCTTCCTGATTTCAGGGGAAATGAAGGTTTTTGGAAAGCGTATCCGATAGCTAAAAGGTTGGGACTGAGTTTTCAGGCTCTTGCAAATCCGAGATGGTTTGATATAAATCCGCGCCTTGCTTGGGCGTTTTACGGACACAGACTAAATATGTACAGAAACACCACCCCTCATGAAGGATTTAACATCTTATTTAATATGCCGCATGAAAAATTTATTTTTACTTCAAATGTAGACGGTCATTTTCAAAAAGCGGGATTTAGTGAAATGAAAATAGTGGAAATTCACGGCAGTATTCATTACCTTCAGTGCAGTGAGCCATGCAGTGATAGTATATGGGAAAACAATGAGCATATAGAAATTGACGAAGAAAAGTTTGAAGCACTGAATTATCCGCTTTGCAAAAACTGTAAAACAATAGCAAGACCGAATATTTTGATGTTTAGTGACCTTAGGTTTGTGGATAAAAGGGTGAATCTTCAGCTTGCAAGATTTGAGTATTGGCTTTCTCAAATTAACGATAAACTTGTTATAATTGAGATTGGAGCGGGAAAAGCGGTACCGACAGTTAGAATGATGAGCGAAAGAGTTAGAAGAAGTTTCGATTCTACGCTAATCAGAATAAATCCCCTTGAAGCCGACGGCGCCGATATACAGATAAAAAAAGGGGCTCTTGAAGCATTGAGGGAAATTAGAAAATTTATGTAAAGGAAAAATATGAAAAAAATATTCAGTTTGAGTATATTAGTAATCTTCGCATTTGCATTTAATGTAAATCAGACATACACATGCGAAACTTTGGGATTAAGTTTTAAAGAAAACAACAAAACTTACAATATTCCTAATAATGAAAAAACAAAAGCACAGCTTCAAAAAACATTGAAAGCTTTATATGCGGTAAAAATTAAACCGCAGGATAAATCACTTGTTATTTATGTGGACAACAAAAGCGATACACTTGATTTTGTGAAAATGGTAGATAACAAAGTGCCTTTGTATAAAACTAAAGCATCAGATTTATTTATATTGACAGATCCTAAATCATCACAAATAGGTATCAGTATTCCTGCGCAAAAAATGATAATTTATTATCAATGTAAATGAAAATATTTGTTTACGGAAGTTTGAAACAAAATAAAAAATTACATAGCTATCTCGAAAACGCAAAGTTTTTGGGATACGCCGTGACTTCAAAAAAATATCCTTTAATCCTTAGCAAAAGCGGATGGTATCCGTATCTTTTAGATCTTCCTGGTATTGGTTTTTATATAAAAGGCGAAGTGTATGATGTAAACTACAGCTTGTTAAAACGTCTCGACAGGCTTGAAGAGGTGCCTCATTATTATAAAAGAAAAAAAATAACAGCAATATTAAACGGTAAAAAGATAAAAGCCTATACGTATTTTTACGCCAAAAAGAAAAAATTTCTTAAAAAAGATCTTTTGGAGGAGTTTTAGTTTAGATTCGGTTTAGTTTTGTAAAATAATATAAAACAAAAAAGGCTAAAAT
This genomic interval from Nautilia profundicola AmH contains the following:
- a CDS encoding NTP transferase domain-containing protein, producing the protein MKSEKFKYKSSTLHSSLYTFHFNLPCFILVGGRSSRFGSEKDDKALLFYRQQYDKCRQIFKNVYFVAKYKKFKNYPFFIEKSKIYAPLPALEEIVKKHKKIFILSVDTPNITPQSIIKLLHKKAVASDNPLIGYYDYTMLAKIRKNLKGKMRIFDINSNKIKIKEKEVLNINTLNDLKKL
- the moaC gene encoding cyclic pyranopterin monophosphate synthase MoaC, whose translation is MDLTHINEKHNPKMVDVGDKEITKRVATASGVIHMQKATKEAILKEKTKKGAVLQTAIIAAIMGSKKTSELIPMCHNILIDGVDIDIEEIEDGFKIIATAKTTSKTGIEMEALTAVSVGLLTIYDMAKAIDREMVISDIRLEYKSGGKSGTFKRS
- a CDS encoding rhodanese-like domain-containing protein, whose amino-acid sequence is MLKYALPEYNKQIKISTQEARKLLENNKAVILDIRMPDEEDVLKHDFVLRLDPLKLEEHHIHLPKDKTILVVCNTQNRSPFAALYLREKGYDAKYIEKGIKELEKEFQKDVIKYENC
- a CDS encoding sulfite exporter TauE/SafE family protein, with protein sequence MFYFEIFIIATVLSAFFALGGVGSATAMVPVMHWMGIDFNFAKAIGLFVNTTTTLTATFMNIKRKVLDIKFALPLAISLAAFAPFGAMYSKHIPVHEVKWLFAIFLFFSASMILFGKKEQKFHYDKQWVMVLIGAIVGFISGLLGIGGGALLMPIMILLGFDAKKLAVTMSFVIPFSTFAAFLTYMSFVKFDWVILTVAAAGAILGGYIGNYFMHFKLNQQQIKKIIGILLYIIAIKMIWSLVNA
- a CDS encoding rhodanese-like domain-containing protein, coding for MLKYATPAGLKEIRTNIDEFLKLYKEDKAVLIDIRMPFEKKVWGLKFTIELSPEELEANLDKLPKDKLIVTACPGNGRSPYAAIYLKEKGFNAKYLEEGLIELMKKLKGAEAKNFLS
- a CDS encoding efflux RND transporter permease subunit; protein product: MFEFFHKRTHFLFAIILGMFVFGIIGLIKMPKNLFPDSNRPEVVIFTQVPGAPANVVATTVSKPIEEEMATLSNVYEIKSTNVANFSIVHVIFNYKKTLQSAAVDVSNALNRIKGKLPEGSTPAIYIVGAFTAPVDVFSLSPKNDSITLPEIRKIADSFIKPKLLSNKDIGNVEIFGGYQSSIMIKIDPRKMEKYGLTLDNFIKVLKTSNIDLPIGFIKSKDSFLTLTFYGNESDIKKLKNLFVKPNLKLSDIAEVKWSYKTNNSAYVGNNTPSIAVSVQRAPGGNLLATSDAARDMMKKIQKEYPNIKVTVSDTQRNIVETANINMIEALRDAIIFTLMVLLIFLANLRALAAAAISIPMVFFGVLAFLYLTGGELNVIIYTAIILALGMLTDDAVVVLENIERHLEEGEELKAAIYNGTKEVLMPVFAGTISTIAIIFPLMFVGGYPEKIFRPLIETLIVALLISWFLSVTFIPKLSEYLYKNGTNKTKFEKFFEALYQKTIAKLITPYVGILKFSNGKFKVFRRFLLIAGAVFVLAMTMKNIVPTIGRDVMPPMDTGIMKAKIEFSSNLNADESAKRLKPFLTWLNKQPWLEKSSIAIGTEQGVLSISGNGGGNSVGMTIIAVDRFHRKRTIWQLEKEVREELAKIEGIKNLAVFDYGATALSTINAPLAIEFRSDNYESLPQKAKEAEDIIKDIKGLTTTMISWDKDFLEAEIVIDKNKALSYGLTPAAIVSQIAIKDQVASISSSLASMNVQFVRVRFLGDYSKNLQTLKMLPITTKTGTVPLSELADIKTHFTYSKIERNDLEYSIEAQGYREKRAISKITDDADKLLHEHGITNYYQSGDMKELNDSFGRLIKAVVIGVIVLILTLMVVYQSLRLSLIMIVVLPLSMIGGMWGLLIANKPSCMPSMVGLLLLFGIIIKNAVLLIDFYKEYEHQGIPPFESAIAAIKIRFRPVMMTAFGTIAGMIPIALEQAIGLERLSPIADVAIGGLFIGTFLTLVYVPMFAYSTDPRRKEEKEN
- a CDS encoding efflux RND transporter periplasmic adaptor subunit gives rise to the protein MKILKIVIPVLLAVILAVSGMRLIKKRQAVDEKLPPAEQIAIVVKTITPKIENKTITLPYVATVKNDNEVLVNTKFAGKILYIKNLGDDVKKGEVVAKIDSSDLNAKLKEINSQIASVKNKLSAEEINLKNLLATHARTKQLLDVKMASIEQYQTEESKIATLKAQIKADKNSLNALYANKQAVLNNLTYTTLKSPINGVISAKMLNKDDIAFMGKPILKITPKNGNYLFITLPKDYKQIVYKGKVYDLKALNNTFNSLKTFKAEVNDPTLLNGEKVNIKVVEFSGKGMFLPYDAILTVNGKNYVFVVNGNKTDIKEVKILAQGEKYALIDQNITSPVVYAKPDILLRIKAGYPIKVEN